Proteins encoded by one window of Mus musculus strain C57BL/6J chromosome 10, GRCm38.p6 C57BL/6J:
- the Rpl41 gene encoding 60S ribosomal protein L41: MRAKWRKKRMRRLKRKRRKMRQRSK; the protein is encoded by the exons ATGAGAGCGAAG TGGCGGAAGAAGAGAATGCGCAG GCTGAAGCgcaagagaagaaagatgaggcAGAGGTCCAAGTAA
- the Zc3h10 gene encoding zinc finger CCCH domain-containing protein 10 isoform X1, which yields MPDRDSYANGTGSSGGGPGGGGSEEASGAGTGSGGATSDAICRDFLRNVCKRGKRCRYRHPDMSEVSNLGVSKNEFIFCHDFQNKECSRPNCRFIHGSKEDEDGYKKTGELPPRLRQKVAAGLGLSPADLPNGKEEVPICRDFLKGDCQRGAKCKFRHLQRDFEFDARGGGGTGGGGSTGSAPPGRRHDLYDIYDLPERGFEDHEPGPKRRRGGCCPPDGPHFESYECNLAPLRGVECRLLEEENALLRKRVEELKKQVSNLLATNEVLLEQNAQFRNQAKVMTLSSTAPATEQTLAPTVGTVATFNHGIAQTHTTLSSQALQPRPVSQQELVAPTGAPAAPPTNAAPPAAPPPPPPHLNPEITPLSAALAQTIAQGMAPPPVSMAPVAVSVAPVAPVAVSMAQPLAGITMSHTTTPMVTYPIASQSMRITAMPH from the coding sequence ATGCCTGACCGGGACAGCTATGCCAACGGCACTGGCAGCAGCGGTGGAGGCCCTGGAGGTGGTGGCAGTGAGGAGGCCAGTGGGGCAGGGACAGGCAGCGGGGGAGCCACCTCAGATGCCATCTGTAGAGACTTCCTGAGGAACGTCTGCAAACGAGGCAAGCGATGTCGATACCGCCACCCAGACATGAGTGAGGTATCCAATTTGGGGGTAAGCAAAAATGAATTTATCTTCTGCCATGACTTCCAAAACAAGGAGTGTAGCCGCCCCAACTGTCGTTTCATCCACGGCTCCAAGGAGGATGAGGATGGCTATAAGAAGACAGGAGAGCTGCCTCCCCGGCTGAGGCAGAAAGTGGCCGCTGGGCTGGGTCTCTCACCCGCCGACCTACCCAATGGTAAGGAGGAGGTCCCCATCTGCCGCGACTTCCTCAAAGGTGACTGTCAGAGAGGAGCCAAGTGCAAGTTTCGTCACCTGCAAAGGGATTTTGAGTTTGATGCTCGCGGTGGAGGAGGCACTGGAGGTGGAGGCTCCACAGGCTCTGCTCCCCCAGGACGCCGTCATGATCTCTATGACATCTACGACCTTCCGGAAAGGGGCTTTGAGGACCACGAACCAGGCCCTAAGCGCCGGAGAGGTGGCTGCTGCCCTCCTGACGGCCCCCATTTCGAGTCCTACGAATGTAACTTGGCTCCGCTCCGTGGGGTTGAGTGCAGACTGCTGGAGGAGGAGAACGCCCTGCTCAGGAAACGCGTGGAGGAGCTGAAGAAGCAGGTCAGCAACCTGCTGGCCACCAATGAGGTACTTCTGGAGCAGAATGCCCAGTTCCGGAATCAGGCCAAGGTGATGACTCTGAGCTCCACTGCCCCCGCGACTGAGCAGACCCTGGCCCCCACTGTGGGCACAGTGGCCACTTTTAACCATGGCATCGCCCAGACTCATACCACTCTGAGCAGCCAGGCTCTACAGCCTCGGCCTGTGTCCCAGCAAGAACTTGTTGCTCCCACAGGGGCACCGGCTGCTCCCCCGACTAATGCTGCACCTCCTGCCGCTCCGCCGCCCCCACCTCCACACCTGAACCCCGAGATCACGCCGCTGTCAGCCGCTCTGGCTCAGACCATCGCCCAGGGGATGGCACCCCCACCTGTTTCCATGGCCCCTGTAGCTGTGTCTGTGGCTCCTGTGGCTCCTGTGGCTGTGTCCATGGCCCAGCCCTTAGCAGGAATCACAATGAGCCACACCACTACTCCTATGGTGACTTACCCCATTGCTTCCCAGAGCATGCGCATCACAGCCATGCCACACTGA
- the Pa2g4 gene encoding proliferation-associated protein 2G4: MSGEDEQQEQTIAEDLVVTKYKMGGDIANRVLRSLVEASSSGVSVLSLCEKGDAMIMEETGKIFKKEKEMKKGIAFPTSISVNNCVCHFSPLKSDQDYILKEGDLVKIDLGVHVDGFIANVAHTFVIGVAQGTQVTGRKADVIKAAHLCAEAALRLVKPGNQNTQVTEAWNKVAHSFNCTPIEGMLSHQLKQHVIDGEKTIIQNPTDQQKKDHEKAEFEVHEVYAVDVLVSSGEGKAKDAGQRTTIYKRDPSKQYGLKMKTSRAFFSEVERRFDAMPFTLRAFEDEKKARMGVVECAKHELLQPFNVLYEKEGEFVAQFKFTVLLMPNGPMRITSGPFEPDLYKSEMEVQDAELKALLQSSASRKTQKKKKKKASKTVENATSGETLEENGAGD, encoded by the exons ATGTCGGGCGAAGACGAGCAGCAGGAGCAAACTATCGCCGAGGACCTGGTCGTGACCAAGTATAAGATGGGGGGCGACATCGCCAACC GGGTGCTTCGATCTTTGGTGGAGGCTTCCAGCTCAGGTGTGTCTGTGCTGAGCTTGTGTGAGAAAGGTGATGCCATGATTATGGAAGAGACAGGGAAGATcttcaagaaggaaaaggagatgaagaaag GTATTGCCTTTCCTACCAGCATTTCCGTAAATAACTGTGTGTGTCACTTCTCCCCTTTGAAGAGTGACCAGGACTATATACTCAAGGAAGGTGACTTGGTAAAAAT TGACCTTGGGGTTCATGTGGATGGCTTCATTGCCAATGTGGCTCACACTTTTGTAATTGGTGTAGCTCAG ggGACCCAGGTAACAGGGCGGAAAGCAGATGTCATTAAGGCCGCTCACCTATGTGCTGAAGCTGCCTTACGACTGGTCAAACCTGGAAACCAG AACACACAAGTGACTGAAGCATGGAACAAGGTTGCTCACTCATTTAACTGCACACCAATAGAAG GTATGCTGTCACACCAATTGAAGCAGCATGTGATTGATGGAGAGAAGACGATTATCCAGAACCCTACAGACCAGCAGAA GAAGGACCATGAAAAGGCAGAATTTGAGGTGCATGAGGTTTATGCTGTAGATGTCCTCGTCAGCTCAGGAGAAGGCAAGGCCAAAGATGCAGGACAGAGAACCACCATCTACAAGCGAGACCCCTCTAAACAATATGGCCTGAAAATGAAAACTTCACGTGCCTTTTTCAGTGAGGTGGAACGGCGTTTTGATGCCATGCCGTTTACTTTAAG AGCATTTGAAGATGAGAAGAAGGCTCGAATGGGTGTGGTAGAGTGTGCCAAACATGAGTTACTACAGCCATTTAACGTTCTCTATGAGAAGGAGG GTGAATTTGTTGCCCAGTTTAAATTTACAGTTCTACTCATGCCCAACGGCCCCATGCGGATAACCAGTGGTCCCTTTGAGCCTGACCTGTACAAGTCTGAGATGGAGGTTCAAGATGCAGAGCTGAAG GCTCTTCTCCAGAGTTCTGCAAGTAGAAAAacccagaaaaagaagaaaaagaag GCCTCCAAGACTGTAGAGAATGCCACCAGTGGAGAAACCTTAGAAGAGAATGGAGCTGGGGACTGA